One Odontesthes bonariensis isolate fOdoBon6 chromosome 17, fOdoBon6.hap1, whole genome shotgun sequence genomic window carries:
- the hectd1 gene encoding E3 ubiquitin-protein ligase HECTD1 isoform X2, which yields MADVDPDTLLEWLQMGQGDERDMQLIALEQLCMLLLMSDNVDRCFETCPPRTFLPALCKIFLDESAPDNVLEVTARAITYYLDVSAECTRRIVGVDGAIKALCNRLVVVELNNRTSRDLAEQCVKVLELICTRESGAVFEAGGLNCVLSFIRDSGHLVHKDTLHSAMAVVSRLCSKMEPQDSSLETCVESLSSLLKHEDHQVSDGALRCFASLADRFTRRGVDPAPLAKHGLTEELLSRMAAAGGPVSGSSCKPGRPSTGATPSATDSKLSNQVSTIVSLLSTLCRGSPLVTHDLLRSALPDSMESALGGDERCVLDTMRLVDLLLVLLFEGRKALPKSTAGSAGRIPGLRRLDSSGERSHRQLIDCIRSKDTDALIDAIDTGAFEVNFMDDVGQTLLNWASAFGTQEMVEFLCERGADVNRGQRSSSLHYAACFGRPQVAKTLLRHGANPDLRDEDGKTPLDKARERGHSEVVAILQSPGDWMCPVNKGDDKRKKDASKEEEEGSEPRGDPEMAPFYLKRLLPVFAQTFQQTMLPSIRKASLALIRKMVHYSSEMLLREVCDSETGHNLPTVLVEITATVLDQEDDDDGHLLALQIIRDLVDKGGDVFLDQLARLGVINKVSTLAGPASDDENEDETKPEKEEEVQEDAKEIQQGKPYHWRDWSIIRGRDCLYIWSDAAALELSNGSNGWFRFILDGKLATMYSSGSPEGGSDSSESRSEFLEKLQRARSQVKPVTTSQPILSIVGPTKLTVGNWSLTCLKDGEIAIHNSDGQQATILKEDLPGFVFESNRGTKHSFTAETSLGSEFVTGWTGKRGRKLKSKLEKTKQKVKSMARELYDDHFKAVESMPRGVVVTLRNISTQLESAWELHINRQSLEGESTWRDLMKTALENLIVVLKDENTISPYEMCSSGLVQALFTVLSNSVDVDMKQDCKPLMERINVFKTAFSENEDNESQPAVALIRKLIAVLESIERLPLHLYDSPGSSYNLQILTRRLRFRLERAPGETALIDRTGRMLKMEPLATVESLEQYLLKMVAKQWYDFERSSFVFVRKLREGQIFAFRHQHDFDENGIIYWVGTNAKTAYEWVNPAAYGLVVVTSSEGRNLPYGRLEDILSRDSSALNCHTNDDKNAWFAVDLGLWVIPSAYTLRHARGYGRSALRNWVFQVSKDGQNWSTLYTHIDDGSLNEPGSTATWPLDPSKEEKQGWRHIRIKQMGKNASGQTHYLSLSGLELYGTVTAVCEDQLGKAVKEAEANLRRQRRLFRSQVMKYIVPGARVVRGIDWKWRDQDGNPAGEGTVTGEAHNGWIDVTWDAGGSNSYRPASSTVGPSVTPVALGGTTTTTSSSSSSTSSSSQQPSWSSLVKNNCPDKGGASSSSRKGSSSSVCSVASSSDISLSSAAGLPGIGGLQPERKAEGLLLDQGVGVGGVTGGVVGSDGHQQEPIVVLSSAAEGGSGSASSSGTLTADTSATGDEHHSPAATAATDPAAAISMGLVSVSSPDVSSVSESSSKDTHAQRPLCSAANTRLSVSSLLAAGAPMSSSASVPNLSSREASLMESFVRRAPNMSRTNATNNMNLSRSSSDNNTNTLGRNVMSTATSPLMGAQSFPNLTTTGTTSTVTMSTSIVTSGNNVATATTGLSVGQLLSNTLTTSLTSTSSESDTGQEAEFSLYDFLDSCRANTLLAELDDEEDLPEPDDDDDENEDDNQEDQEYEEVLEEEEYETKGGRRRTWDDDFVLKRQFSALVPAFDPRPGRTNVQQTTDLEIPPPGTPRSEVREEVECAPSPHLVLTLKVAGLGTTREVELPLSNYKLTIFYYVQRLLQLSCSGSVKTDKLRRIWEPTYTIMYRELKDSDKEKESGKMEFFEQGVGVGGRSGGLSPTSLSASQNSEILGWAREAAQAKAGCSQNACGVEDVLQLLRILYIIGRDSASSSRTLQEDVEELQFNAAPEEFTSKKITTKILQQIEEPLALASGALPDWCEQLTSKCPFLIPFETRQLYFTCTAFGASRAIVWLQNRREATVERSRPSTTVRRDDPGEFRVGRLKHERVKVPRGDSMMEWAESVMQIHADRKSVLEVEFQGEEGTGLGPTLEFYALVAAEFQRTSLGVWLCDDDFPDDESRQVDLGGGLKPPGFYVQRSCGLFSAPFPQDSEELDGITKLFHFLGVFLAKCIQDNRLVDLPISQSFFKLLCMGDIKSNMSKLLYQSRGSPQGHMPERPQSQPFLLLSELQSEASTEESQETYSVGSFDEDSKSEFIMDPPKPKPPAWYHGILTWDDFQLVNPHRARFLKEVKELAVKRRQILANKSLSEDEKNTRLQDLMLRNPLGSGPPLSIEDLGLNFQFCPSSKVHGFSAVDLKPNGDDEMVTMENAEEYVELMFDFCMHTGIQKQMEAFKEGFNRVFPMEKLSSFSHKEVQMILCGNQSPSWTADDIINYTEPKLGYTRDSPGFLRFVRVLCGMSSDERKAFLQFTTGCSTLPPGGLANLHPRLTIVRKVDATDSSYPSVNTCVHYLKLPEYSSEDIMRERLLAATMEKGFHLN from the exons ATGGCAGATGTGGACCCAGACACCTTACTGGAGTGGCTGCAGATGGGCCAGGGCGATGAGCGCGACATGCAGCTCATCGCTCTGGAGCAGCTCTGCATGCTTCTGCTCATGTCGGACAACGTTGACCGCTGTTTCGAGAC ATGTCCTCCTCGGACGTTTCTACCAGCACTCTGTAAGATCTTCCTGGATGAGAGCGCTCCAGATAATGTGCTGGAGGTTACGGCTCGAGCAATCACCTACTACCTGGATGTGTCGGCAGAGTGCACCCGGAGGATTGTGGGGGTGGATGGGGCCATCAAGGCACTTTGCAATCGGTTGGTGGTGGTGGAGCTGAACAACAGGACGAGCAGAGACCTGGCTGAGCAATGTGTTAAG GTGCTGGAACTGATCTGTACCAGAGAATCTGGTGCCGTCTTTGAGGCTGGCGGTCTGAActgtgtgctgagtttcattaGAGACAGTGGCCACCTGGTCCACAAAGACACCCTTCATTCTGCCATGGCTGTAGTGTCCCGCCTTTGCAGCAAGATGGAACCACAAGACTCGTCTCTCGAGACCTGCGTTGAGTCTTTGTCCAGCCTCCTTAAACATGAAGACCATCAG GTATCAGATGGTGCTCTACGCTGCTTTGCCTCATTGGCTGATCGATTCACTCGTCGAGGTGTGGACCCGGCCCCTTTAGCTAAACATGGCCTGACGGAGGAACTACTGTCCCGCATGGCAGCTGCTGGTGGCCCAGTGTCCGGCTCCTCCTGTAAGCCAGGGCGGCCTTCCACCGGCGCCACCCCCTCTGCCACCGATTCCAAACTGAGCAACCAGGTGTCGACCATCGTCAGCCTCTTGTCCACGCTGTGCAGGGGGTCGCCACTGGTCACACAT GACTTGTTGCGCTCGGCACTGCCTGACTCAATGGAGTCTGCGTTGGGAGGAGATGAGCGCTGTGTGCTGGACACCATGCGACTGGTCGATCTTCTGCTGGTACTTTTGTTTGAGGGACGAAAGGCGCTGCCAAAGTCCACTGCAGGATCAGCTGGCCGGATTCCAGGGCTGCGACGTCTGGACAGCTCAGGAGAGAGGTCCCACCGACAGCTCATCGACTGTATCCGCAGCAAGGACACCGATGCTCTGATAGACGCCATCGACACTGGAG CTTTTGAGGTGAACTTTATGGATGACGTTGGACAGACGCTGCTCAACTGGGCCTCGGCTTTCGGCACACAggaaatg gtGGAGTTTTTATGTGAGAGGGGGGCAGATGTaaacagaggtcagaggtcatccTCACTACACTATGCTGCCTGTTTCGGACGCCCACAAGTAGCcaag ACTCTGCTGCGGCATGGAGCCAACCCAGACCTGAGAGATGAGGATGGAAAGACTCCTCTGGACAAAGCCAGAGAGAGAGGACACAGTGAGGTGGTGGCCATACTGCAGTCACCTG GAGATTGGATGTGTCCAGTGAACAAGGGAGATGATAAGAGGAAGAAAGATGCCagcaaggaggaggaagagggcaGCGAGCCCAGAGGAGACCCAGAAATGGCTCCCTTCTACCTGAAGAGACTTCTTCCTGTTTTTGCACAAACCTTTCAGCAAACCATGCTGCCTTCTATAAG GAAAGCCAGTCTTGCTTTAATCAGAAAGATGGTTCACTACAGCAGTGAAATGCTGCTGAGGGAGGTGTGTGACAGCGAGACGGGACATAACCTGCCAACAGTACTGGTGGAGATCACTGCCACTGTCCTTGATCAGGAG GACGATGATGATGGTCACCTGCTGGCTCTGCAGATCATCAGAGATCTGGTGGATAAAGGCGGAGACGTTTTCCTTGACCAGCTGGCCCGACTGGGGGTAATCAATAAGGTGTCAACTCTGGCTGGACCGGCGTCTGATGACGAGAATGAGGACGAAACTAAACCTGAAAAG gaggaggaggtgcaGGAAGATGCTAAGGAAATCCAGCAGGGGAAGCCGTACCACTGGAGGGACTGGTCCATCATCAGAGGCAGGGACTGTCTTTACATCTGGTCAGACGCTGCTGCCCTCGAGCTCTCCAATGGCTCCAATGGCTGGTTCAGGTTCATCCTGGATGGGAAGCTTGCAACCATGTACTCCAGTGGAAGTCCAGAAGGGGGTTCAGACAGTTCAG AGTCTCGCAGTGAGTTCCTGGAAAAGCTGCAGCGAGCGAGGAGTCAGGTGAAGCCAGTAACAACCAGCCAGCCCATTCTCTCCATTGTCGGCCCCACTAAGCTTACAGTCGGGAACTGGTCTCTGACTTGCCTGAAAGATGGAGAGATTGCCATCCATAACTCAGATGGGCAGCAGGCCACCATCCTGAAGGAGGACCTGCCGGGCTTTGTCTTCGAGTCAAACAGAGGAACCAAACACTCGTTCACCGCAGAGACGTCCCTGG GCTCGGAGTTCGTGACGGGCTGGACAGGAAAACGAGGCAGAAAGCTGAAGTCCAAACTGGAGAAAACAAAGCAGAAGGTGAAGAGCATGGCGAGGGAGCTGTATGATGACCACTTCAAAGCTGTGGAGAGCATGCCCAGAGGAGTGGTGGTCACCCTGAGGAACATCTCAACCCAGCTGGAGTCTGCCTGGGAGCTGCACATTAACAGACAG AGTCTCGAGGGCGAGAGCACTTGGAGGGACCTGATGAAAACGGCTCTGGAGAACCTGATTGTTGTTTTGAAGGATGAAAACACAATTTCTCCCTACGAAATGTGCAGCAGTGGCCTCGTCCAGGCTCTGTTCACTGTCCTCAGCAAC AGTGTGGATGTGGATATGAAGCAAGATTGTaagcctttaatggaaaggatCAATGTCTTCAAGACGGCTTTCAGTGAGAACGAAGATAATGAAAG CCAACCAGCTGTTGCCTTAATCCGAAAACTGATAGCAGTCCTGGAGTCAATAGAGCGTCTACCTCTGCACTTGTACGACAGTCCAGGATCCTCTTACAACCTGCAA ATCTTGACGAGGAGGTTGCGATTCCGTCTGGAGCGAGCGCCAGGAGAGACGGCTCTGATTGACCGGACAGGTCGCATGTTGAAGATGGAGCCGCTTGCCACTGTGGAGTCTCTGGAGCAGTACTTGCTAAAAATG GTTGCAAAGCAGTGGTACGACTTTGAGCGTTCATCCTTTGTTTTCGTGAGGAAACTCCGAGAAGGACAGATATTCGCTTTTAGACACCAACACGACTTTGATGAGAATGGTATCATCTACTGGGTTGGAACCAATGCCAA AACGGCGTACGAGTGGGTTAATCCCGCAGCTTACGGCCTGGTGGTGGTGACATCTTCAGAGGGGCGTAACCTCCCTTACGGGCGGTTGGAGGACATCCTGAGTCGGGATAGCTCCGCCCTCAACTGCCACACCAATGATGACAAGAATGCATGGTTCGCTGTTGACCTCGGCCTATGGGTCATTCCTTCAGCATACACTCTGAGGCATGCCAG gGGCTATGGCCGCTCTGCATTGAGAAACTGGGTTTTTCAGGTGTCCAAGGATGGGCAGAACTGGTCCACTCTTTACACCCACATAGATGATGGCAGCCTCAACGAACCAGG GTCGACAGCCACGTGGCCTCTGGACCCATCGAAAGAGGAGAAGCAGGGCTGGAGACACATCAGAATAAAGCAGATGGGGAAGAATGCCAGCGGTCAGACACACTACCTGTCTCTGTCTGGACTTGAGCTGTATGGCACCGTCACTGCTGTTTGCGAGGACCAGCTCG GAAAAGCTGTGAAAGAGGCGGAGGCAAACCTTCGTCGCCAGCGTCGTCTGTTTCGCTCCCAGGTAATGAAGTACATAGTCCCGGGGGCACGGGTTGTCCGTGGTATCGACTGGAAGTGGCGAGACCAGGATGGAAACCCGGCAGGAGAGGGCACCGTCACCGGGGAGGCTCACAACG GCTGGATTGATGTAACCTGGGATGCTGGCGGCTCTAACTCTTACC GTCCCGCCTCCTCCACGGTGGGACCCTCTGTGACTCCCGTGGCCCTTGGCggaaccaccaccaccacttcaTCCTCAtcgtcctccacctcctcctcttcgCAGCAGCCTTCTTGGAGCAGCCTGGTGAAAAATAACTGTCCTGACAAAGGTGGGGCCAGCTCCTCCAGCAGGAAGGGCAGCAGCAGCTCGGTCTGCAGCGTTGCTTCCTCCTCTGACATTAGCCTGAGCTCTGCCGCTGGGCTTCCTGGCATAGGGGGTCTGCAGCCGGAGAGGAAGGCCGAGGGGCTGCTTCTTGACCAGGGTGTTGGGGTTGGTGGAGTAACGGGAGGAGTGGTCGGCTCTGATGGCCATCAGCAGGAGCCGATCGTTGTGCTGTCTTCTGCTGCAGAAGGTGGTTCTGGTTCAGCATCCAGCTCTGGGACACTTACCGCTGACACATCTGCAACCGGAGACGAACATCACTCACCGGCAGCCACGGCTGCCACCGACCCAGCAGCGGCCATCTCCATGGGGCTGGTGAGCGTGAGCTCCCCTGACGTCAGCTCGGTGTCCGAGTCATCCAGCAAGGATACGCATGCTCAGAGGCCTCTGTGCTCCGCGGCCAACACACGGCTGTCAGTTAGCTCCCTGCTAGCTGCCGGTGCTCCTATGAGCTCCAGTGCCAGTGTGCCCAATCTTTCATCCCGAGAGGCCAGCCTTATGGAGTCATTTGTGCGCAGAGCACCCAACATGTCGCGCACCAATGCCACCAACAACATGAACCTGAGCCGCAGCAGCAGTgacaacaacacaaacacattgGGCAGGAACGTCATGAGTACTGCCA CTTCTCCTCTTATGGGTGCTCAGAGCTTTCCTAATCTCACTACTACTGGCACCACCTCCACCGTTACCATGTCAACTTCCATAGTAACCAGCGGCAATAATGTAGCCACAGCTACCACGGGTTTGTCAGTGGGCCAGTTGCTAAGCAACACCCTGACGACAAGCCTGACGTCCACGTCCAGTGAGAGCGACACAGGACAGGAGGCTGAGTTCTCCCTCTATG ACTTCCTGGACAGCTGCCGTGCCAACACACTGTTGGCTGAGCTGGACGATGAGGAAGACCTCCCGGAGCCtgatgacgatgatgatgaaaatgaaGATGACAATCAGGAGGATCAGGAGTATGAGGAGGTCCTG gaggaggaggagtatgAGACCAAGGGAGGACGCAGGAGGACATGGGATGATGATTTTGTCCTAAAGAGACAGTTCTCTGCTTTGGTCCCTGCTTTTGACCCCCGACCAGGAAGAACTAATGTCCAGCAGACCACTGACTTGGAGATCCCCCCACCAG GAACACCTCGATCGGAGGTTCGGGAAGAAGTAGAGTGTGCTCCGTCTCCTCACCTCGTGCTCACTCTCAAG GTAGCTGGGCTGGGGACAACCCGTGAAGTTGAGCTTCCACTGTCCAATTACAAGTTGACCATCTTCTACTACGTCCAGCGGCTGCTGCAGCTCTCCTGCAGCGGATCTGTGAAGACGGACAAACTGCGGCGCATCTGGGAGCCCACATACAC GATCATGTACAGGGAGCTCAAAGACTCCGATAAGGAGAAAGAAAGTGGCAAGATG GAGTTCTTTGAACAAGGCGTCGGTGTTGGGGGTCGTTCAGGTGGTCTGAGCCCAACCTCGCTTTCAGCCAGTCAGAACAGTGAGATCCTGGGTTGGGCAAGGGAGGCAGCGCAGGCCAAAGCAGGCTGCAGCCAGAACGCCTGTGGAGTGGAGGATGTCTTACAGCTGCTGCGCATACTGTACATCATTGGAAGAGATTCAGCCTCGAGTTCACGCACACTGCAGGAGG aTGTTGAAGAGCTGCAGTTCAATGCAGCACCAGAGGAGTTCACCAGCAAAAAGATCACCACCAAGATTCTGCAGCAGATCGAG GAGCCTTTGGCTCTCGCCAGCGGAGCGCTGCCCGACTGGTGTGAACAGCTCACCTCAAAGTGCCCTTTCCTGATCCCCTTTGAGACCAGACAGCTGTATTTCACCTGCACTGCCTTTGGGGCCTCCAG GGCAATAGTGTGGCTCCAGAACCGGCGGGAGGCGACCGTGGAGCGCTCCCGGCCATCCACCACAGTGCGGCGGGACGATCCTGGAGAGTTCAGGGTGGGCCGGCTCAAACACGAGCGAGTCAAAGTTCCTCGAGGAGACTCCATGATGGAATGGGCTGAGTCTGTCATGCAGATCCATGCTGACAGGAAGTCGGTGCTGGAG GTGGAGTTTCAGGGTGAGGAGGGAACAGGTCTCGGTCCGACTCTTGAGTTTTACGCTCTGGTGGCAGCAGAGTTTCAAAGAACATCTCTGGGTGTCTGGCTGTGTGACGACGACTTCCCCGATGACGAGTCCCGACAG GTGGACCTCGGTGGGGGTCTGAAGCCCCCTGGCTTCTACGTTCAGCGTTCCTGCGGGCTGTTCTCGGCTCCATTCCCTCAGGACAGCGAGGAGCTGGATGGAATCACAAAACTCTTCCATTTCCTGGGAGTTTTTTTGGCCAAGTGCATCCAGGACAACCGGCTGGTGGACCTGCCAATCTCTCAGTCCTTCTTCAAGCTGCTCTGCATGGGGGACATCAAATCCAACATGAGCAAGCTGCTGTACCAGTCGCGTGGTTCCCCGCAGGGTCACATGCCCGAGCGGCCCCAGTCGCAGCCCTTCCTGCTGCTGTCAGAGCTGCAGTCAGAAGCGTCCACAGAGGAGAGCCAGGAGACCTACTCAGTGGGCAGCTTCGACGAGGACTCAAAGTCCGAGTTCATCATGGACCCGCCTAAACCCAAACCGCCCGCCTGGTACCACGGCATCCTGACCTGGGATGACTTCCAGCTGGTCAACCCTCACAG AGCCCGTTTTCTGAAGGAAGTGAAGGAGCTGGCAGTGAAGAGAAGACAGATTTTGGCCAACAAGAGTTTGTCTGAGGATGAGAAGAACACCAGACTGCAGGACCTGATGCTGAGGAACCCACTGGGCTCTGGACCTCCCCTCAGCATCGAGGACCTCGG GCTCAACTTTCAGTTTTGTCCGTCCTCCAAAGTTCATGGATTTTCTGCTGTGGATCTCAAACCAAACGGAGATGATGAG